Below is a genomic region from Methanocorpusculum vombati.
GTTCTTGGAACCATCGTACTGTTATTTCAGGCAATTTTACTTGCGCACGGCGGTCTTACCACGCTTGGAGCAAACGTATTCTCGATGGCAATCGTCGGCCCGTTTGTTGCCTGGCTGGTCTTCGTCGCACTGCGCCGTTACGCTCATGCCGGTCTCGGTCTGTCGGTGTTCATCACCGCAGCAGTTGCAAACCTGGTGACCTACACCGTTACCTCTCTGCAGCTCGCCCTTGCCTTTCCGGCTGACGGCAGTATTCTCACGGCATTCATTGCATTTGCAACCATCTTTGCCGTAACCCAGATTCCGCTCGCAATCATTGAGGGTATCATCTGCGGTCTCGTTGCAAAGTACATCGTCCGTGTTAAGCCTGACATTCTCAAGAAACTCGGCATCATCGAAGATGCAGAGATCGCAAAAATCCAGGGTGAGGCAGCATGAACCGGGCGACAATGGAGATCATCCTCGGCATTGCTGTCATCGTCATCTTCGTGATCGGCACACTGTTTCTCATCCCCTCCGGAGGAGAGGGAGAGGAAGGCTGGGGTGGTGCGGATGGCGGAGCAGCTGATCTGATCGACAGCACCGGTTACGTTCCCTGGTTCAACCCGATCTGGGAACCCCCAAGCGGTGAGATCGAATCACTGTTCTTCTGCGTTCAGACTGCAATCGGTGCAGTCATCGTAGGTTACTTCTTCGGCTACTGGAGAGGTGCCAAAGGCCGCAAAGACGAAGAGTGAGTACACACGTGTGGACAAAGCCTGACGGCTGTTTTGTTCCCCGGGGCCGGACACCCCGTACTTTTTTTGTACCGATATTCTGAACATCAGAAACGGATCACATGTATTATGGTCTTTTACCACCACACTTTCTGAGAAACATGATCACCTTCCTTGCAGGAATCGCTATTCTCATCCTTGGATATTTCATCTGGGGTAAAGTCGCCGAAAAGATCTTTGCTCCCGACGACCGTCTCACCCCCGCACTCGCACATCCGGACAGGGTAGAACGGGTGCCGCTCTCCAAAAAACGCAACATGCTTCTGCAGCTGCTCAATATTGCCGGCATGGGTCCGATTGTTGGCGTTGCCCTTGGGATGAAGTTCGGCGCGATCGTCTTTCTTCTGCTCCCCATCGGAAACGTGATCGGCGGTGCAGTTCATGACTACTATATCGGCATGATCTCTGCGCGAAATAATGGTGCTGACGTTCCGATCCTGATGGAAAAGTTCTTCGGCCGGCGAGTGAGCGGCCTGTTCCTGGTGCTTGCCGCGGTCTGTCTGGTTCTGGTCGTGACCACCTTTACCAATATTCCCGCCCAGTTTATCCAGACCCTGATTCCGCTCGGTTCCTGGGTGTTTGTTGCCGCAGTAATTGGTATATTCCTCTACTACATTCTTTCCACGCTGTATCCGATCGATAAAATCATCGGCAGAATGTATCCGTTCATCGGCGGCCTCCTGATCCTGATAACCGCTGCGGTCTGTGTCGCCTGTATTCCCTATGCAGGTCTCATCCCTGATATCATCCTGACGCCTGAAGGA
It encodes:
- a CDS encoding energy-coupling factor ABC transporter substrate-binding protein, with the translated sequence MNRATMEIILGIAVIVIFVIGTLFLIPSGGEGEEGWGGADGGAADLIDSTGYVPWFNPIWEPPSGEIESLFFCVQTAIGAVIVGYFFGYWRGAKGRKDEE
- a CDS encoding energy-coupling factor ABC transporter permease; translation: MHIMEGYLPIEWCVLWAVLSAPCVIYGLWRMKQMIQQDRRVLPLMAVCGAFVFVLSALKIPSVTGSCSHPTGTGLSASFFGPWVTAVLGTIVLLFQAILLAHGGLTTLGANVFSMAIVGPFVAWLVFVALRRYAHAGLGLSVFITAAVANLVTYTVTSLQLALAFPADGSILTAFIAFATIFAVTQIPLAIIEGIICGLVAKYIVRVKPDILKKLGIIEDAEIAKIQGEAA